A section of the Thermovibrio guaymasensis genome encodes:
- a CDS encoding acyl-CoA thioesterase, translated as MAEEKKEQQPQVIVGSMPYRVSMAEVDAYGVMYYSRFFELFERGRTELFRALGIEYRKVLQQEGVLMPVVEAACRYMAPVVYDDLITLETAITNIGTRGIRFDYRVIRDGAVLAVGFTQHIFIDPQGRPVSYGKKVFEILKEKGIIKEGELQDKPQEEAKEDISKKLKKLIVERVEESKPSSEDN; from the coding sequence ATGGCTGAAGAGAAAAAGGAGCAGCAACCTCAGGTTATTGTTGGAAGTATGCCCTACAGGGTTTCAATGGCTGAGGTTGATGCCTATGGAGTAATGTACTATTCAAGGTTCTTTGAGCTCTTTGAGAGGGGAAGAACAGAGCTCTTTAGGGCTTTAGGTATTGAATACAGAAAGGTTTTACAGCAGGAAGGTGTTTTAATGCCGGTTGTTGAGGCTGCTTGCCGATACATGGCGCCTGTGGTCTATGATGACCTTATAACCCTTGAGACTGCGATAACTAACATCGGAACAAGGGGAATAAGGTTTGATTATAGAGTTATAAGGGATGGGGCCGTTCTGGCCGTTGGATTTACCCAGCACATCTTTATTGACCCTCAGGGAAGGCCGGTTTCCTATGGAAAGAAAGTCTTTGAAATCCTTAAAGAGAAGGGGATAATAAAGGAAGGAGAGCTCCAGGATAAACCCCAGGAAGAGGCAAAGGAAGACATATCTAAGAAACTTAAGAAGCTCATTGTTGAGAGGGTTGAGGAGAGTAAACCTTCATCGGAGGATAACTAA
- a CDS encoding M14/M99 family metallopeptidase has translation MENYRRREFIKLLGIASFLPILKWEEALAGRVNAVIELPPLPFQESLITGEEKGGRILVVGGIHGNEPGAYKAAEILRNLKVKKGEILVAPRTNFVSILTNKRGYNGDMNRKFASISPKDPDYPAVKRLKSLIKDYKPDLLLTLHDGFGFHSLNPKAWGQCIVIDEERYGEIELGREVRLVSERVNRLIKRRKWKIPVFNTHTFSKNTKHPEQRKSLTYFCLKECSVPAVCLEVSKQLPDLYHKVRFHLLMLREFFKVHGVETEPSLDWVIENVEELLEPKVYYSAELLINGRKVTVSDSKTFKIPKGSRVKFLTFNGTGGTNAITEDLNSNLRKVGIRKRISFKVKDDFKELFSIRFIVG, from the coding sequence ATGGAAAATTATAGGAGAAGAGAATTTATAAAACTCCTTGGAATTGCTTCTTTTTTACCCATTTTAAAGTGGGAAGAAGCTTTAGCAGGTAGGGTAAACGCTGTTATAGAGCTTCCTCCCTTACCTTTCCAGGAAAGTCTAATAACCGGAGAGGAAAAGGGAGGAAGAATTTTAGTAGTTGGAGGAATCCACGGGAACGAACCGGGAGCTTACAAGGCAGCAGAGATTTTGAGGAACCTCAAAGTAAAGAAGGGGGAAATCTTAGTAGCCCCAAGAACAAACTTCGTCTCAATCCTTACAAACAAAAGGGGCTACAATGGGGATATGAACAGGAAGTTCGCCTCTATCTCTCCTAAAGACCCTGACTATCCGGCAGTTAAAAGGCTTAAAAGCCTAATCAAGGACTACAAACCTGACCTCCTCCTCACGTTACACGATGGATTCGGCTTCCACTCCTTAAACCCTAAAGCTTGGGGCCAATGTATCGTAATAGACGAGGAGAGGTACGGCGAGATAGAGCTTGGAAGGGAAGTTAGGTTAGTTTCAGAGAGGGTAAACAGGTTAATTAAACGTAGGAAGTGGAAAATACCGGTATTTAACACCCACACCTTTAGTAAGAACACAAAACACCCTGAACAGAGGAAATCACTAACCTACTTCTGCCTCAAAGAGTGTTCCGTCCCTGCAGTGTGCCTTGAGGTATCAAAACAGCTACCTGACCTTTACCACAAAGTAAGGTTTCACCTCCTTATGTTAAGGGAGTTCTTTAAAGTTCATGGAGTTGAAACAGAACCTTCCTTAGACTGGGTAATTGAAAACGTTGAAGAACTTCTAGAGCCGAAAGTTTACTACAGTGCAGAGCTCCTAATAAACGGAAGGAAAGTCACAGTTTCAGACAGCAAGACCTTCAAAATCCCAAAGGGAAGTAGAGTAAAGTTCCTCACCTTCAACGGAACAGGAGGAACGAACGCAATAACTGAAGATTTAAACTCAAACTTGAGAAAAGTAGGAATCAGGAAGAGAATATCATTCAAGGTAAAAGACGACTTTAAAGAGCTATTCTCTATAAGATTTATCGTTGGTTAA
- a CDS encoding L,D-transpeptidase family protein gives MRTILNLLLIVVFTFIGAHSETLNQILSEIGTISPDELSRKIEKLPQEEKIKLEILLLSYSGEDRKVKELIDKLYSGKLITNILELPKDLPAIVVDKTNEVLYVVKMVKGAPFIVRKFPCITGKRPGDKLEEGDLRTPEGIYFPLYWKSHLPPIYGLGAFPLNYPNIIDRKILKKDGHGIWIHGTNNPNRPPHSTNGCIVLKNEYLKEVKRLIVPKRTPVVIVSKLSLSSRNEFLKEQRSILNFILHWKKAWEGTTSDIKPYLNCYSKEFVWKGGDYRSWERYKKRISRHKRWIRIKLSDITAVKDGRLLKFGNLYVVRLKVKYDSNNYRSISNKVLYIIKEGNRWKIIGEENL, from the coding sequence ATGAGAACTATTTTAAACTTACTGCTCATAGTAGTTTTTACTTTTATAGGTGCCCATAGTGAGACCTTGAATCAAATCCTATCTGAGATAGGAACGATATCCCCTGACGAACTCTCCAGGAAAATAGAGAAGTTACCTCAGGAAGAAAAGATTAAGCTTGAAATCCTTTTACTGAGCTACTCTGGAGAGGACAGGAAAGTTAAGGAACTCATAGATAAGCTCTACAGCGGAAAGTTGATAACGAACATTTTGGAACTCCCTAAGGACCTACCGGCAATAGTCGTTGACAAGACAAACGAAGTTCTTTACGTAGTAAAGATGGTTAAAGGAGCTCCCTTCATCGTTAGGAAGTTCCCCTGTATAACTGGAAAGAGGCCGGGAGACAAGCTTGAAGAGGGGGACCTAAGAACCCCTGAAGGAATCTACTTCCCCCTCTACTGGAAGTCTCACTTACCGCCAATCTACGGGCTTGGAGCGTTTCCCCTCAACTATCCAAACATCATAGACAGGAAAATCCTAAAGAAGGACGGCCACGGAATATGGATACACGGAACAAATAACCCTAACCGCCCTCCCCATAGCACCAACGGGTGCATAGTTTTAAAAAATGAATACTTAAAGGAAGTTAAAAGGCTAATAGTCCCTAAAAGGACGCCCGTCGTAATAGTTTCAAAACTATCACTATCCTCAAGAAATGAGTTCCTGAAAGAACAGAGGTCTATATTAAACTTTATTCTCCACTGGAAAAAAGCCTGGGAAGGAACTACCAGCGATATAAAACCCTACTTAAACTGCTACTCAAAGGAGTTTGTGTGGAAGGGAGGAGACTACAGAAGCTGGGAAAGGTATAAAAAAAGGATCTCAAGGCACAAGAGGTGGATAAGGATAAAGCTCTCAGACATTACGGCTGTAAAGGACGGTAGGCTCTTAAAGTTTGGAAACCTCTACGTAGTAAGGTTAAAAGTAAAATACGATTCAAACAACTACAGGTCTATAAGCAACAAAGTCCTCTATATAATTAAAGAGGGGAACAGATGGAAAATTATAGGAGAAGAGAATTTATAA
- a CDS encoding putative bifunctional diguanylate cyclase/phosphodiesterase, whose translation MELSFEFSIDSSEKFPIVRRLETEAFFSKLLSLIEGSKGLSLEQFKKELSKLLNSLWLVEEESFFVSESIEGEIEKVNLCKLSFKKRGNSLEVEIKFELVVGGNSLEFRGVFITSKYLNGDLLFKALKEGNEADFVKELISQGEKFAVLVVDIQDFSKINDVFGIVNGDKILNDVLRRLKHKFEGEKCKVFRSYSDKFILVCKDGRKDILNFVEEVLSVFNHPFEVKGEKVYLSVNVGVAFFPEHGRNVISKAEIAQREALKRKRPFLIFSAELDVPNKVIEILTKVKDDLNEGRIEVIFQPKVELQTFKIVGAEALMRCSVPPADAIPVIVEYSLMYDVGRKILEKSFYYTKLLEEKGFGVPISVNISYVQLADRQFVRFVKKLLKKFSLEGNRFIFEITESEASLDDECIVETISQLRKMGIGISIDDFGMGYSSLSRLKLLKACELKIDRAFIKDVDKDPEILGIVKFAVDVASLLSMRTVAEGIERKDQVPILRRVGCSEGQGFLFSPPVEFREFVELLKKGYLRPKGVK comes from the coding sequence TTGGAGCTCTCTTTTGAGTTTTCCATAGATTCTTCGGAGAAATTTCCTATAGTTAGGCGTCTTGAGACTGAAGCCTTTTTTTCAAAGCTACTTTCTCTCATAGAAGGCAGTAAAGGGCTTTCCCTTGAGCAGTTCAAGAAAGAGCTATCCAAACTTCTAAATTCCCTGTGGTTAGTGGAGGAGGAGAGTTTCTTCGTTTCTGAAAGTATAGAGGGAGAAATTGAAAAGGTAAACTTGTGTAAGCTTTCCTTTAAAAAGAGGGGAAATTCCCTAGAAGTTGAAATTAAGTTTGAATTAGTTGTTGGGGGGAATTCTTTAGAGTTTAGGGGTGTTTTCATTACGTCAAAGTACCTAAACGGTGATTTACTCTTTAAAGCTTTGAAAGAGGGGAACGAGGCCGATTTTGTTAAAGAACTTATATCTCAAGGGGAAAAGTTTGCCGTTTTAGTTGTTGATATTCAAGATTTTTCAAAGATAAACGATGTTTTCGGTATAGTTAACGGAGACAAAATTCTGAACGATGTTTTGAGGCGTTTAAAACATAAGTTTGAAGGTGAAAAGTGTAAGGTCTTTAGATCCTACTCAGACAAATTTATACTCGTTTGTAAAGATGGTAGAAAGGATATTTTGAATTTTGTTGAAGAGGTCCTTTCTGTCTTTAACCATCCCTTTGAGGTTAAAGGGGAAAAGGTTTATCTATCTGTTAATGTAGGGGTAGCCTTTTTCCCAGAGCACGGCAGGAACGTAATATCAAAGGCAGAAATAGCCCAGAGGGAAGCTTTAAAGAGAAAAAGGCCTTTTTTAATCTTCTCTGCAGAACTTGATGTTCCAAACAAGGTTATTGAAATTCTGACTAAAGTTAAAGATGACTTAAATGAAGGAAGGATTGAGGTTATCTTCCAGCCAAAGGTGGAACTTCAGACTTTTAAAATTGTTGGTGCTGAAGCTCTAATGAGATGCTCAGTTCCTCCTGCTGATGCGATTCCAGTAATAGTTGAGTACAGTCTTATGTACGATGTTGGAAGAAAGATTCTGGAAAAATCCTTTTACTACACAAAGCTCCTTGAGGAAAAGGGCTTTGGGGTTCCTATTTCTGTAAACATTTCATACGTTCAACTTGCAGATAGACAGTTTGTTCGCTTTGTTAAAAAACTCCTTAAGAAGTTCTCTCTTGAGGGGAATAGGTTCATTTTTGAGATTACCGAGTCGGAAGCCTCCCTTGATGATGAATGTATAGTAGAGACTATTTCCCAGTTGAGGAAGATGGGGATAGGAATCTCAATAGATGACTTTGGTATGGGATACTCTTCCCTTTCAAGGCTGAAGCTTTTAAAGGCTTGTGAGTTAAAAATTGATAGGGCCTTTATCAAGGACGTTGACAAAGACCCGGAAATTCTCGGTATTGTAAAGTTTGCCGTTGATGTAGCTTCGCTTCTTTCCATGAGAACCGTTGCCGAAGGTATAGAGAGGAAAGATCAGGTTCCAATTTTGAGGAGGGTAGGATGTAGTGAAGGGCAGGGATTTCTCTTTTCCCCACCCGTTGAGTTTAGAGAGTTTGTGGAGCTTTTAAAGAAAGGATATTTAAGGCCAAAGGGAGTTAAGTAA
- the nrdD gene encoding anaerobic ribonucleoside-triphosphate reductase, which yields MNTVSKKRVKARIFVNGDPNSGKVFLTSGFQAPFQEGDLLKQIDVNSHFQSYATGGSIMHLFTAEEMKPEEQERLIFSIIKNFPIQYLTKTPFLTTCNSCGHKMVGRKTECEVCGSEDVTLWSRPIGYFRPVMRGKVRKDFKGAKYLFWLSGRVEDFATRKEVRKDDVEEIVREISSIT from the coding sequence ATGAATACTGTTAGTAAGAAGAGAGTTAAAGCCAGAATCTTTGTAAACGGAGATCCAAATAGTGGCAAGGTCTTCCTAACATCAGGGTTTCAAGCTCCTTTTCAGGAAGGAGATCTCCTTAAGCAGATTGACGTAAACTCTCACTTCCAGAGCTACGCTACAGGCGGAAGTATCATGCACCTGTTCACCGCAGAGGAGATGAAGCCTGAAGAACAGGAAAGGTTAATCTTTTCAATAATAAAGAACTTTCCAATTCAATACTTAACAAAAACTCCCTTTTTAACAACATGTAACTCCTGTGGCCACAAGATGGTCGGAAGGAAAACAGAGTGTGAAGTTTGCGGTTCAGAAGACGTTACTCTCTGGAGCAGGCCAATAGGTTACTTTAGACCAGTAATGAGGGGAAAAGTGAGGAAGGACTTTAAAGGCGCCAAGTACCTCTTTTGGCTCTCTGGAAGGGTTGAGGACTTTGCCACAAGGAAGGAAGTTAGGAAAGATGACGTTGAAGAGATTGTAAGGGAAATCTCCTCAATTACTTAA
- the nrdD gene encoding anaerobic ribonucleoside-triphosphate reductase produces MNKYFKLIELFIDNDDISRNNANFVRGVPVLEHVVVGEVMKDYLFDIIYKGLPVRIHHEEGWAYHHQTYRLSAYCIGLSAKDIAYHGLQSNAKNERKAAPPKRLETLFMQCANLICLIAQEVSGATSLNDLSTVAAGYLYYLEKEGKKSYSDYELENLWQEFLYNINLPFRSGNSPFSNITLDFGKPNSRLRYEPVVYAGKLLNITYEKIPSHYFDRINTAFIKAMRRGDADGNPFTFPLITVNITEDFDSNNPAWKLLLKESEFFGGFYVQNYLKEPFTKPSKYKEKNPFIKPFDEGMIYSNCCRMLFDISQVEAVTGSNPFHSGSGVGGVGVYAINMNRLLFLAKDDFEFLKRMIDYTMEVGAKALQRKREWLRKHWNDLFPYLSFYQKDDKSLFNIFSVVGVHEGMVNAGFKGGLFNEEAKDYAHQIAQYLYKKLHEFMEKDRVLYSLEYAPSENAACKMAEKDISFANAVAEILNGERKPEISKDPYLNLFVKEAITKFGEDLFERVEVEDEYC; encoded by the coding sequence ATGAACAAGTACTTCAAACTGATAGAGCTCTTCATAGACAACGACGACATCTCAAGGAACAACGCTAACTTCGTTAGAGGAGTTCCCGTCCTTGAGCACGTTGTAGTTGGCGAAGTAATGAAAGACTACCTATTTGACATTATCTATAAAGGCCTTCCAGTGAGAATACACCATGAAGAGGGGTGGGCATACCACCACCAGACCTACAGGCTATCTGCTTACTGTATAGGATTATCCGCAAAGGACATTGCATACCATGGACTTCAAAGCAACGCAAAGAACGAAAGGAAGGCGGCTCCTCCAAAGAGACTGGAAACTCTCTTTATGCAGTGTGCAAACTTAATATGCCTCATAGCTCAGGAGGTTTCCGGAGCTACTTCCCTTAACGACCTATCAACCGTAGCTGCAGGTTACCTGTACTACTTGGAAAAAGAGGGAAAGAAGAGCTACTCCGACTATGAGCTTGAAAACCTGTGGCAGGAATTCCTCTACAACATAAACCTTCCATTTAGAAGTGGAAACTCTCCATTTTCAAACATTACACTTGACTTTGGAAAACCAAACAGCCGTCTGAGGTACGAACCGGTAGTCTACGCAGGAAAATTACTGAATATAACCTATGAAAAAATCCCTTCCCACTACTTTGACAGGATCAACACCGCCTTTATAAAGGCAATGAGAAGGGGAGATGCAGACGGAAACCCGTTCACCTTCCCGCTGATAACGGTAAACATAACTGAAGACTTTGACAGCAACAACCCAGCCTGGAAACTACTGCTTAAAGAGAGCGAATTCTTCGGAGGGTTCTACGTTCAGAACTACCTTAAGGAACCCTTCACAAAACCTTCAAAGTACAAAGAGAAAAACCCATTCATAAAACCTTTTGACGAGGGAATGATCTACAGTAACTGCTGTAGAATGCTCTTTGACATTTCCCAGGTAGAGGCAGTAACCGGCTCAAACCCGTTTCACTCTGGAAGCGGCGTCGGTGGAGTAGGAGTTTACGCAATTAATATGAACAGGCTCCTCTTTTTAGCAAAAGACGACTTTGAGTTCTTAAAGAGGATGATTGATTACACAATGGAAGTTGGAGCAAAAGCCCTCCAGAGGAAGAGAGAGTGGCTAAGAAAACACTGGAACGACCTCTTTCCTTACCTTTCCTTCTACCAAAAGGACGATAAATCGCTCTTTAACATCTTCTCGGTAGTTGGAGTCCACGAAGGAATGGTAAATGCAGGTTTTAAAGGTGGACTCTTTAACGAAGAGGCAAAGGACTACGCCCATCAGATTGCTCAGTACTTGTATAAAAAACTCCACGAGTTCATGGAAAAGGACAGGGTCCTCTACTCCCTGGAATACGCACCCAGCGAAAACGCTGCCTGCAAAATGGCAGAGAAGGACATATCCTTTGCAAACGCAGTTGCAGAGATACTCAACGGCGAAAGGAAACCAGAAATCTCTAAAGACCCCTACCTGAACCTGTTCGTTAAGGAAGCAATAACAAAGTTTGGGGAAGATCTCTTTGAAAGGGTGGAGGTTGAAGATGAATACTGTTAG
- a CDS encoding radical SAM protein, which produces METPFLKVEIPTTFKDHPGVFSAALYTKIHQCNLNCYQCHNRHYFKGEEEFFTEKELREKLKMLKLLGVELVIVSGGEPTLEDRLEEGLRVIKEENFPVRVDTNGTCPERVEKLIKNRLIDGLAVDVKIPLLDDYTPDQLKRFMRILFSREDLEPSAVYNYSKKLRITIEIIKRYTLPYTIFRTVKYPLLTESEIELIRKELKSFPHQVNPFYPVEE; this is translated from the coding sequence ATGGAAACTCCCTTCCTGAAGGTTGAAATTCCAACAACTTTTAAAGACCATCCCGGCGTCTTTTCAGCAGCCCTCTATACAAAGATTCACCAGTGCAACCTCAACTGCTACCAGTGCCACAACCGTCACTATTTCAAAGGAGAAGAAGAGTTCTTCACCGAAAAAGAACTGAGGGAAAAACTTAAAATGCTAAAACTCCTAGGGGTGGAACTGGTAATAGTTTCAGGAGGAGAACCTACCTTAGAAGATAGGCTTGAAGAAGGGCTAAGAGTAATCAAGGAAGAAAACTTCCCCGTGAGGGTTGATACAAACGGAACCTGCCCAGAAAGGGTTGAAAAACTGATAAAAAATAGGTTAATAGATGGACTAGCCGTTGACGTGAAAATTCCACTCCTAGATGACTACACCCCCGACCAGCTAAAACGCTTTATGAGGATTCTCTTTTCAAGAGAAGATTTAGAACCTTCGGCAGTTTATAACTATTCAAAGAAACTGAGAATTACAATAGAAATAATAAAGAGATACACTTTGCCTTACACCATCTTCAGAACTGTTAAATACCCTCTCCTTACCGAATCAGAAATTGAGCTGATAAGGAAGGAGCTAAAATCTTTTCCACATCAGGTTAACCCGTTCTACCCCGTGGAGGAGTAA
- the metE gene encoding 5-methyltetrahydropteroyltriglutamate--homocysteine S-methyltransferase, translated as MKTYAYGFPRLGKNREFKRLVEGFWDGKLSEKELLKGIEELDRKREEAYSKVDGHPTGEMTLYDHMVDQAVLFGLYTAKSLQEYFELCRGKNALHMRKWFNTNYHYLVPDFTGKELSLSDLPYPKWKRRSSNAYIIGPFTFVKLSRGVKEEEFKERVKEVAALTARFVKEMEFKSLHVDEPALALELSKEEWEVLKEAYEELAGTGIPVNLFTYYGSIDNLKELFELPVKGIGIDLIHDGGENLKQLREIESDKRLFAGVVDGRNVWRNDLFKTAEKLKELKWKFNTVITNAAPLFHLPVSFSGATLPEELLKKVAFAQEKLEELNLLVEVLEGETERAEEWVEGLKIPFGRIERVRERVAALKEEDFIRKPAYPERERVQKEALKLPLFPTTTIGSFPQTEEVRRIRLLRKKGKLSQEDYDTFIRGEIAKAIQIQEELGLDVLVHGEFERSDMVEYFAEKMKGIATTGNGWVISYGTRCYRPPIIYGDVERDGQMTVKEIGFAQSLTQKPVKGMLTGPTTIIAWSFVREDLPLREVAYQIALALKDEIADYEKEGIKIVQIDEPAIREKAPLKKREWKEYFDWAVKAFRLCHSSVKPETQIHTHMCYSEFSEIIEYILLMDFDVISIEATRSKGDIVEAFEKVNFDRQIGLGVWDIHSPYVPSVEEMEEIVKRALRVIPKEKFWVNPDCGLKTRRWEEVIPALRNLIKLALKLREEKQ; from the coding sequence ATGAAAACCTACGCTTACGGTTTCCCCAGACTGGGGAAAAACAGGGAATTCAAAAGACTGGTAGAGGGCTTTTGGGACGGAAAGCTCTCTGAAAAGGAACTCCTTAAGGGAATTGAGGAGCTAGACAGGAAGAGGGAAGAAGCCTACAGTAAAGTTGACGGCCATCCAACCGGAGAGATGACGCTGTACGACCACATGGTTGACCAGGCAGTCCTCTTCGGTCTCTACACTGCAAAGTCCCTTCAAGAGTACTTTGAGCTGTGTAGAGGGAAAAATGCCCTCCACATGAGAAAGTGGTTTAACACTAACTACCACTACCTCGTCCCAGACTTCACCGGAAAGGAACTATCCCTTTCAGACCTTCCCTACCCAAAGTGGAAAAGGAGATCTTCAAACGCCTACATAATTGGACCTTTCACTTTTGTAAAGCTCTCCAGGGGAGTCAAGGAAGAGGAATTTAAAGAGAGGGTTAAAGAGGTTGCAGCCCTAACGGCCCGCTTCGTTAAAGAGATGGAGTTTAAAAGCCTCCACGTTGACGAGCCTGCACTTGCTCTGGAGCTCTCAAAGGAGGAGTGGGAAGTTTTAAAGGAGGCCTACGAAGAGCTTGCAGGGACGGGAATTCCAGTAAACCTCTTTACCTACTACGGCAGTATAGATAATCTAAAGGAACTCTTTGAACTTCCAGTCAAGGGAATCGGCATTGACCTAATCCACGACGGTGGAGAGAACTTAAAACAGCTAAGGGAGATTGAGAGCGATAAAAGGCTCTTTGCGGGAGTAGTTGACGGGAGAAACGTATGGAGGAACGACCTATTTAAAACGGCTGAGAAATTAAAGGAGCTGAAATGGAAGTTTAATACCGTAATAACCAACGCAGCCCCCCTGTTCCACCTGCCGGTAAGCTTTTCCGGAGCAACTCTTCCTGAGGAACTCTTAAAGAAAGTCGCCTTTGCTCAGGAGAAATTGGAAGAGCTAAACCTACTGGTCGAAGTCTTAGAAGGGGAAACTGAGAGAGCAGAGGAGTGGGTAGAAGGTTTAAAAATCCCCTTCGGAAGAATTGAAAGAGTTAGGGAGAGGGTGGCAGCCCTTAAAGAGGAGGACTTCATAAGGAAACCGGCCTACCCTGAAAGGGAGAGAGTTCAGAAGGAAGCTCTGAAACTCCCCCTCTTTCCGACAACAACAATAGGGTCATTCCCCCAAACGGAAGAAGTTAGAAGGATAAGGCTTTTAAGGAAAAAGGGGAAACTCTCCCAGGAGGACTACGACACCTTCATCAGGGGTGAAATAGCAAAGGCAATTCAGATTCAGGAGGAACTCGGCCTTGACGTTCTGGTCCACGGTGAGTTTGAACGGAGCGACATGGTGGAGTACTTTGCAGAAAAGATGAAGGGAATTGCGACAACCGGCAACGGCTGGGTAATTTCCTACGGAACCAGGTGCTATAGACCTCCGATTATCTACGGAGACGTAGAGAGAGACGGCCAGATGACAGTTAAGGAAATTGGCTTTGCCCAAAGTTTAACCCAAAAGCCTGTAAAGGGAATGCTTACCGGCCCAACTACAATAATAGCCTGGAGCTTTGTGAGAGAGGACCTACCCTTAAGGGAGGTTGCCTACCAGATTGCCCTTGCCCTTAAGGATGAAATAGCAGATTACGAGAAAGAGGGAATAAAAATCGTCCAGATAGACGAACCGGCAATAAGGGAAAAGGCACCCCTTAAGAAGAGGGAGTGGAAAGAGTACTTTGACTGGGCAGTTAAAGCCTTCAGACTCTGCCACAGCTCCGTAAAGCCTGAAACACAAATCCACACCCACATGTGCTACTCTGAGTTTAGCGAGATTATAGAGTACATACTCTTGATGGACTTTGACGTTATATCCATTGAAGCAACCCGCTCTAAGGGCGACATAGTGGAGGCCTTTGAAAAGGTTAACTTTGATAGGCAAATAGGCCTTGGAGTCTGGGATATCCACTCCCCCTACGTACCTTCAGTTGAGGAAATGGAAGAGATAGTCAAGAGAGCGCTCAGGGTAATCCCAAAAGAGAAGTTCTGGGTAAACCCAGACTGCGGACTTAAGACGAGGCGATGGGAAGAGGTAATTCCGGCTTTAAGGAACCTGATTAAACTTGCCCTTAAGTTAAGGGAAGAAAAACAATAA
- a CDS encoding GNAT family N-acetyltransferase yields the protein MEVKVEAGRVYIKLNSEEEAFITFGVDDEKKVLVVSTTYVPESHRGKGIAGKLTAKLVDYAQENGYKIYPLCSYTLKYLQRNRPDLLVE from the coding sequence TTGGAAGTTAAGGTAGAGGCAGGTAGGGTCTATATTAAGTTAAACTCTGAGGAAGAGGCTTTTATAACCTTTGGAGTAGACGACGAGAAAAAGGTGTTGGTTGTTAGTACTACTTACGTTCCTGAAAGCCACAGGGGTAAAGGAATTGCAGGTAAGTTAACTGCCAAACTCGTTGACTATGCCCAGGAGAACGGTTATAAGATCTATCCTCTCTGTTCCTACACTCTCAAGTACCTCCAGAGGAACAGGCCTGATCTTCTAGTGGAGTAG
- a CDS encoding class I SAM-dependent methyltransferase — MEVVVTTDRRPTPEMIAEAQRLSSELGAPLVKRRHRTLSSIKREYKRPVLVVGKDLNLTLHTLKGQKLFFHPGLFKIRLINYLESGKESMVEAMDLKEGETVLDCNLGLAQDALMAAFVSKMPVVGLEKEPVIYEIVKRGLETFKPKGRLKVAEFAYSLVRPVLADNYQFLKAQPDKSYDIVYFSPMFVKPKWKDGVMMPFREVAPKDFVSPEVLREAERVARKRVVIKVNKGVKELFPFLSDYLSLPSSTRIEYLYKEV; from the coding sequence ATGGAGGTTGTTGTAACTACCGATAGAAGGCCTACTCCCGAGATGATAGCTGAGGCCCAAAGGCTTTCTTCTGAGCTTGGAGCTCCCTTAGTTAAGCGTCGCCACAGGACCCTTTCATCTATAAAGAGGGAGTATAAGAGGCCGGTCTTAGTTGTTGGAAAGGACCTTAACCTAACCCTTCACACCCTTAAGGGACAGAAGCTCTTCTTTCACCCCGGTCTTTTTAAGATCAGGCTGATTAACTACCTTGAAAGTGGAAAGGAGTCAATGGTTGAGGCTATGGACTTAAAGGAGGGTGAGACTGTCCTTGACTGTAACCTCGGCCTTGCTCAGGACGCACTCATGGCTGCCTTTGTAAGTAAAATGCCTGTGGTCGGTCTTGAGAAGGAACCTGTAATCTATGAGATTGTTAAGAGGGGGCTTGAGACCTTTAAGCCTAAAGGGAGGTTAAAGGTTGCAGAGTTTGCCTACTCTCTAGTTAGGCCTGTTCTAGCCGATAACTATCAATTCCTAAAGGCCCAGCCTGATAAATCTTACGATATCGTCTATTTTTCCCCGATGTTTGTAAAGCCAAAGTGGAAGGACGGCGTTATGATGCCCTTTAGGGAGGTTGCTCCGAAGGACTTCGTTTCCCCGGAAGTCCTCAGAGAAGCTGAAAGGGTTGCAAGGAAGAGGGTCGTTATAAAGGTAAACAAAGGTGTTAAGGAGCTCTTTCCTTTCCTCTCCGACTACTTATCTCTTCCTTCCTCAACCAGGATTGAGTACCTCTATAAGGAAGTTTAA